One Salmo trutta chromosome 19, fSalTru1.1, whole genome shotgun sequence genomic window carries:
- the LOC115154848 gene encoding fibroblast growth factor 13 isoform X1: MAAAIASSLIRQKRQAREREKANACRCASSPDNCKAGDRGPCEKPSKLNVFSRVKLFGSKKRKRIRRPEPQLKGIVTRLYSRTGFYLQMQADGTIDGTKDEDNSHAVFNLIPVGLRVVAIQGVQTKLYLAMNNDGFLYTSEHFTPECKFKESVFENYYVTYSSMIYRQQQSGRAWYLGLNKEGVIMKGNHVKKNKPAAHFIPKPLKVAMYREPSLHDLTEFSRSGSGTPTKSRSASALLNGGGKTLSQNEQST, encoded by the exons ATGGCCGCGGCGATCGCCAGCTCCCTCATTCGGCAGAAGAGGCAGGCGAGGGAGCGGGAGAAGGCGAATGCCTGCCGCTGCGCAAGCAGTCCGGATAATTGCAAAGCAGGGGACAGGGGACCCTGTGAGAAACCGAGCAAGCTGAACGTGTTCTCACGCGTCAAACTCTTTGGCTCTAAGAAACGGAAGAGAATAAGGCGACCAG AGCCCCAGCTCAAGGGGATAGTAACGAGGCTGTACAGCCGCACAGGCTTCTACCTTCAGATGCAAGCTGATGGAACCATCGATGGAACCAAGGACGAGGACAACAGCCATG CTGTGTTCAACCTCATTCCTGTTGGGCTGCGAGTTGTGGCCATCCAGGGGGTTCAGACCAAACTCTACCTGGCCATGAACAACGACGGCTTCCTGTATACCTCT GAGCACTTCACCCCAGAGTGTAAGTTCAAGGAGTCGGTGTTTGAGAACTACTACGTGACCTACTCCTCCATGATCTACAGACAGCAGCAGTCAGGCAGGGCCTGGTATCTTGGCCTCAATAAAGAGGGGGTCATCATGAAGGGCAACCATGTGAAGAAGAATAAACCAGCGGCCCACTTCATCCCTAAACCACTGAAAG TTGCCATGTACAGAGAACCATCACTCCATGACCTGACCGAGTTCTCCCGCTCCGGCAGCGGTACTCCCACCAAGAGCCGCAGTGCATCGGCCCTGCTGAACGGTGGAGGGAAGACACTGAGCCAGAACGAGCAGTCCACATAG
- the LOC115154848 gene encoding fibroblast growth factor 13 isoform X4, with protein MILNTLDYVLLRQDSSRSVDVVIIESPCRNTCYKIFCCRLKQAIRMGREISPEEPQLKGIVTRLYSRTGFYLQMQADGTIDGTKDEDNSHAVFNLIPVGLRVVAIQGVQTKLYLAMNNDGFLYTSEHFTPECKFKESVFENYYVTYSSMIYRQQQSGRAWYLGLNKEGVIMKGNHVKKNKPAAHFIPKPLKVAMYREPSLHDLTEFSRSGSGTPTKSRSASALLNGGGKTLSQNEQST; from the exons ATGATATTAAATACCCTGGATTATGTTCTGTTACGGCAGGATTCTAGCCGATCTGTGGATGTGGTGATTATTGAGTCCCCCTGCCGTAATACGTGTTACAAAATCTTCTGCTGTCGATTGAAGCAAGCCATCAGAATGGGAAGAGAAATCTCTCCTGAGG AGCCCCAGCTCAAGGGGATAGTAACGAGGCTGTACAGCCGCACAGGCTTCTACCTTCAGATGCAAGCTGATGGAACCATCGATGGAACCAAGGACGAGGACAACAGCCATG CTGTGTTCAACCTCATTCCTGTTGGGCTGCGAGTTGTGGCCATCCAGGGGGTTCAGACCAAACTCTACCTGGCCATGAACAACGACGGCTTCCTGTATACCTCT GAGCACTTCACCCCAGAGTGTAAGTTCAAGGAGTCGGTGTTTGAGAACTACTACGTGACCTACTCCTCCATGATCTACAGACAGCAGCAGTCAGGCAGGGCCTGGTATCTTGGCCTCAATAAAGAGGGGGTCATCATGAAGGGCAACCATGTGAAGAAGAATAAACCAGCGGCCCACTTCATCCCTAAACCACTGAAAG TTGCCATGTACAGAGAACCATCACTCCATGACCTGACCGAGTTCTCCCGCTCCGGCAGCGGTACTCCCACCAAGAGCCGCAGTGCATCGGCCCTGCTGAACGGTGGAGGGAAGACACTGAGCCAGAACGAGCAGTCCACATAG
- the LOC115154848 gene encoding fibroblast growth factor 13 isoform X2: protein MISYHNHVHRFNGWNAFENCRFKLRKVLFPFTVHIGEVLKHQQRTLPWRSMTFPLRRSASEPQLKGIVTRLYSRTGFYLQMQADGTIDGTKDEDNSHAVFNLIPVGLRVVAIQGVQTKLYLAMNNDGFLYTSEHFTPECKFKESVFENYYVTYSSMIYRQQQSGRAWYLGLNKEGVIMKGNHVKKNKPAAHFIPKPLKVAMYREPSLHDLTEFSRSGSGTPTKSRSASALLNGGGKTLSQNEQST from the exons ATGATCTCCTATCACAACCACGTGCACAGATTTAATGGATGGAATGCCTTTGAGAATTGTCGGTTTAAACTTCGGAAAGTCCTCTTCCCTTTCACTGTGCATATCGGGGAAGTGCTGAAACATCAACAAAGGACTCTTCCTTGGCGAAGCATGACTTTCCCTCTGCGGAGATCAGCATCAG AGCCCCAGCTCAAGGGGATAGTAACGAGGCTGTACAGCCGCACAGGCTTCTACCTTCAGATGCAAGCTGATGGAACCATCGATGGAACCAAGGACGAGGACAACAGCCATG CTGTGTTCAACCTCATTCCTGTTGGGCTGCGAGTTGTGGCCATCCAGGGGGTTCAGACCAAACTCTACCTGGCCATGAACAACGACGGCTTCCTGTATACCTCT GAGCACTTCACCCCAGAGTGTAAGTTCAAGGAGTCGGTGTTTGAGAACTACTACGTGACCTACTCCTCCATGATCTACAGACAGCAGCAGTCAGGCAGGGCCTGGTATCTTGGCCTCAATAAAGAGGGGGTCATCATGAAGGGCAACCATGTGAAGAAGAATAAACCAGCGGCCCACTTCATCCCTAAACCACTGAAAG TTGCCATGTACAGAGAACCATCACTCCATGACCTGACCGAGTTCTCCCGCTCCGGCAGCGGTACTCCCACCAAGAGCCGCAGTGCATCGGCCCTGCTGAACGGTGGAGGGAAGACACTGAGCCAGAACGAGCAGTCCACATAG
- the LOC115154848 gene encoding fibroblast growth factor 13 isoform X3: MSAKTAKQVTKEEKEHATREPQLKGIVTRLYSRTGFYLQMQADGTIDGTKDEDNSHAVFNLIPVGLRVVAIQGVQTKLYLAMNNDGFLYTSEHFTPECKFKESVFENYYVTYSSMIYRQQQSGRAWYLGLNKEGVIMKGNHVKKNKPAAHFIPKPLKVAMYREPSLHDLTEFSRSGSGTPTKSRSASALLNGGGKTLSQNEQST; the protein is encoded by the exons ATGAGTGCAAAGACGGCGAAACAAGTGACAAAAGAGGAAAAGGAACATGCAACCAGAG AGCCCCAGCTCAAGGGGATAGTAACGAGGCTGTACAGCCGCACAGGCTTCTACCTTCAGATGCAAGCTGATGGAACCATCGATGGAACCAAGGACGAGGACAACAGCCATG CTGTGTTCAACCTCATTCCTGTTGGGCTGCGAGTTGTGGCCATCCAGGGGGTTCAGACCAAACTCTACCTGGCCATGAACAACGACGGCTTCCTGTATACCTCT GAGCACTTCACCCCAGAGTGTAAGTTCAAGGAGTCGGTGTTTGAGAACTACTACGTGACCTACTCCTCCATGATCTACAGACAGCAGCAGTCAGGCAGGGCCTGGTATCTTGGCCTCAATAAAGAGGGGGTCATCATGAAGGGCAACCATGTGAAGAAGAATAAACCAGCGGCCCACTTCATCCCTAAACCACTGAAAG TTGCCATGTACAGAGAACCATCACTCCATGACCTGACCGAGTTCTCCCGCTCCGGCAGCGGTACTCCCACCAAGAGCCGCAGTGCATCGGCCCTGCTGAACGGTGGAGGGAAGACACTGAGCCAGAACGAGCAGTCCACATAG